Proteins from a genomic interval of Garra rufa chromosome 4, GarRuf1.0, whole genome shotgun sequence:
- the LOC141332913 gene encoding epidermal differentiation-specific protein-like, translating into MSKIIVFSKEGFGGRTAEFKNSVHNLEEKGFNDVISSVKVIGAPWVAYYGKNFTGKQRVFEEGEYATLEDKEKFSSLRMITDDLDNPEITLFEHINYQGRKVTLHQETNLQEIDFSDIASSHKVKGGVWVLYEHINRQGDQLVAFPGEEVPSYLPFCFNDVVSYVRPLLPKP; encoded by the coding sequence ATGAGCAAGATCATTGTTTTTAGCAAAGAAGGCTTTGGGGGCAGAACAGCTGAATTCAAGAACAGTGTCCACAACTTAGAAGAAAAGGGCTTCAATGACGTCATCTCGTCCGTAAAAGTCATCGGCGCACCATGGGTAGCATATTATGGGAAGAATTTCACTGGAAAGCAGCGGGTGTTTGAGGAAGGAGAGTATGCTACCCTTGAAGACAAAGAAAAGTTTTCTTCCCTCAGGATGATCACAGATGACCTGGACAACCCTGAGATCACGTTGTTTGAGCACATCAACTATCAAGGAAGGAAAGTGACCCTACACCAAGAAACCAATCTTCAAGAAATCGATTTCAGCGACATCGCTTCCTCCCACAAAGTGAAAGGTGGTGTCTGGGTCCTCTACGAGCACATCAATCGTCAGGGTGACCAGCTTGTGGCTTTCCCTGGGGAAGAAGTTCCCAGCTATTTGCCGTTCTGCTTCAATGATGTGGTCAGCTATGTGCGTCCCTTGCTGCCGAAGCCATAG
- the LOC141332912 gene encoding epidermal differentiation-specific protein-like: protein MSKIIVFSKEGFGGRTAEFKNSVHNLEEKGFNDVISSVKVIGAPWVAYYGKNFTGKQRVFEEGEYATLEDKEKFSSLRMITDDLDNPEITLFEHINYQGRKVTLQKETNLQEIDFSDIASSHKVKGGVWVLYEHINRQGAQLVAFPGEEVPSYLPFCFNDVVSYVRPLLPKP from the coding sequence ATGAGCAAGATCATTGTTTTTAGCAAAGAAGGCTTTGGGGGCAGAACAGCTGAATTCAAGAACAGTGTCCACAACTTAGAAGAAAAGGGCTTCAATGACGTCATCTCGTCCGTAAAAGTCATCGGCGCACCATGGGTAGCATATTATGGGAAGAATTTCACTGGAAAGCAGCGGGTGTTTGAGGAAGGAGAGTATGCTACCCTTGAAGACAAAGAAAAGTTTTCTTCCCTCAGGATGATCACAGATGACCTGGACAACCCTGAGATCACGTTGTTTGAGCACATCAACTATCAAGGAAGGAAAGTGACCCTGCAGAAAGAAACCAATCTTCAAGAAATCGATTTCAGCGACATCGCTTCCTCCCACAAAGTGAAAGGTGGTGTCTGGGTCCTCTACGAGCACATCAATCGTCAGGGTGCCCAGCTTGTGGCTTTCCCTGGGGAAGAAGTTCCCAGCTATTTGCCGTTCTGCTTCAATGATGTGGTCAGCTATGTGCGTCCCTTGCTGCCGAAGCCATAG